One window of Gemmatimonas aurantiaca genomic DNA carries:
- a CDS encoding LD-carboxypeptidase, with protein sequence MTAFACGLREPPPLGPGAHVALVSPSGPLAGPHEVERAVATAEGLGWRVSVGAHALSRTGYFAGDDAQRGDDLVAALLDESVDAIWCLRGGYGAARLLPRIMPALTQMALRSTPQALIGYSDITALHAAWQKAGLVSYHGPTARSPLTAFTRAWFETVMIPPRQPIIFEARDAVAVVPGLATGRLAGGNLALVASLCGTPWAMDFRGAIVVLEDIDEATYRIDRMLTQLQLAGAFDGCAGFAFGQFTNCLDTTSDGTRPLPTVIQDVADSLQVPILLGIPLGHIDDQWTLPLGALATLDVDGRTLHVHRDG encoded by the coding sequence ATGACCGCATTCGCGTGCGGGCTGCGGGAGCCGCCTCCGCTCGGACCGGGTGCGCATGTGGCGCTCGTTTCTCCCTCGGGACCGCTCGCCGGGCCACACGAGGTGGAGCGGGCCGTGGCGACGGCCGAGGGGCTGGGGTGGCGTGTCTCCGTGGGAGCGCATGCCCTGTCGCGCACCGGTTACTTCGCCGGTGACGATGCACAGCGGGGCGACGATCTGGTGGCGGCATTGCTGGACGAGTCGGTCGACGCCATCTGGTGCCTCCGGGGAGGATATGGCGCGGCGCGCCTGCTGCCACGCATCATGCCGGCGCTGACGCAGATGGCGTTACGTTCCACACCGCAGGCGTTGATCGGATATTCGGACATCACGGCCCTGCACGCCGCCTGGCAGAAGGCCGGACTCGTGAGCTACCACGGACCGACGGCCCGCTCGCCTCTCACGGCGTTCACACGCGCCTGGTTCGAAACCGTGATGATCCCGCCGCGTCAGCCGATCATCTTCGAGGCGCGGGACGCGGTGGCGGTCGTGCCTGGGCTCGCCACCGGTCGCCTCGCCGGCGGCAATCTGGCACTCGTTGCCTCCCTCTGTGGTACACCATGGGCAATGGACTTCCGTGGGGCGATCGTCGTACTGGAGGACATCGACGAAGCCACGTATCGCATCGACCGTATGCTCACGCAGCTCCAGCTGGCCGGCGCGTTCGACGGGTGTGCGGGGTTCGCGTTCGGACAGTTCACGAATTGCCTGGACACGACGTCGGACGGGACACGCCCCCTGCCCACCGTCATCCAGGACGTTGCCGACTCGTTGCAGGTTCCGATACTGCTCGGCATCCCGCTGGGGCATATTGACGACCAATGGACACTGCCCCTTGGCGCACTCGCGACGCTCGATGTGGATGGACGAACGCTGCACGTGCATCGTGATGGATGA
- a CDS encoding rhodanese-like domain-containing protein gives MKTAQQLIAEAKAQISEVTAREVQDQLARGESLALIDIREQNEWSLGHAKPAQYIGRGVLENQIEAKVPRDARVVLMCASGNRSALAALTLREMGYTNVASMAGGFRDWVASGGEVAD, from the coding sequence ATGAAAACCGCTCAACAGCTCATCGCCGAAGCAAAGGCGCAGATCAGTGAAGTCACGGCGCGTGAGGTGCAGGATCAGCTCGCGCGTGGAGAATCGCTGGCCCTGATCGATATCCGTGAACAGAACGAGTGGAGTCTGGGTCACGCCAAACCGGCGCAGTACATCGGCCGGGGTGTCCTGGAGAATCAGATCGAAGCAAAAGTGCCGCGTGACGCCCGGGTCGTGCTGATGTGCGCCAGCGGCAATCGTTCGGCGCTGGCCGCGCTGACGCTCCGCGAGATGGGCTACACGAACGTCGCATCGATGGCAGGTGGGTTCCGCGATTGGGTGGCGTCGGGCGGTGAGGTGGCGGACTGA
- a CDS encoding D-amino acid aminotransferase has protein sequence MRTCWINGQFVPESEAKLSIFDRGVLFGDGVYEVAAVFQGRLLDADLHLARLTRSLGEIGMPAPLANERWLEVMQELATTNGIDEGLVYLQVTRGEAERDFPFPATVKPSAFAYARPKRLSDDPNAGGIAVHVVPDLRWLRCDIKSTSMLAQVLAKQAARAAGTYEAMMHEDGLVTEGGSSTLWMVKDGVLHTRPLSSDILAGITRDVAILLAGELGIRLEQRAFTVDEARSADECFLTSATSFVLPITRIDDAVVGGGTPGAVTSRLREAYLDRACRLTS, from the coding sequence ATGCGCACCTGCTGGATCAACGGTCAGTTCGTTCCCGAGTCGGAAGCGAAGCTCTCCATCTTCGATCGTGGCGTTCTCTTCGGTGACGGGGTCTACGAGGTGGCCGCGGTGTTCCAGGGACGGTTGCTCGATGCGGATCTGCACCTGGCCCGTCTGACGCGCTCGCTGGGAGAGATCGGCATGCCGGCGCCGTTGGCGAACGAGCGCTGGCTGGAAGTGATGCAGGAACTCGCCACGACCAATGGCATCGACGAAGGGCTGGTCTATCTGCAGGTGACGCGTGGGGAGGCGGAGCGCGACTTTCCTTTTCCGGCCACGGTCAAGCCGTCTGCCTTTGCCTACGCGCGCCCGAAGCGTCTGAGCGACGACCCCAATGCCGGCGGCATCGCGGTGCATGTCGTGCCCGATCTGCGGTGGTTGCGGTGTGACATCAAGTCGACGTCGATGCTGGCGCAGGTGCTGGCCAAGCAGGCCGCGCGTGCGGCGGGCACGTACGAGGCCATGATGCACGAAGACGGACTGGTGACCGAAGGCGGTTCGAGCACCCTGTGGATGGTGAAGGACGGGGTGCTCCATACGCGTCCGCTGTCCAGCGACATTCTGGCGGGCATCACACGCGATGTCGCCATCCTCCTGGCGGGAGAACTGGGCATCCGTCTCGAACAGCGGGCCTTCACGGTGGACGAAGCCCGTTCGGCCGACGAGTGTTTCCTCACCAGCGCGACGAGCTTCGTCCTGCCGATCACGCGCATCGACGACGCGGTGGTGGGCGGGGGCACACCGGGGGCGGTGACCTCGCGCCTGCGCGAGGCGTATCTCGACCGTGCCTGTCGTCTCACGTCCTGA